A window of Cellulomonas wangleii genomic DNA:
TCATGGCGTGCTGGACCAGCACCTCGGTGCGCGTGTCCACGGACGACGTCGCCTCGTCGAGGATCAGGATCGCGGGGTCCGCGAGGAACGCGCGCGCGATCGTCAGCAGCTGCTTCTCCCCCGCCGACACGGCGCCGCCCTCGTCGTCGAGCACCGTGTCGTACCCGTCCGGCAGGGTCCGCACGAACCGGTCCACGTGGGTGGCGACGGCCGCCTCGACGATCTGCTCCTGCGTCGCGTCGTCCACGCCGTACGCGATGTTCTCCGCGATCGTCCCCTCGTAGAGCCACGTGTCCTGCAGGACCATGCCCATCTGCGAGCGCAGCGCGTCGCGCGTCAGGTCGCGGGTGTCCACGCCGTCCAGCGTGATCCGCCCGGAGTCGACCTCGTAGAACCGCATGACGAGGTTCACCAGGGTCGTCTTGCCGGCACCGGTGGGACCCACGATCGCGATCGTCTGGCCGGGCTCCGCGACGACCGACAGGTGCTCGATGAGCGGGGTGTCCGGCTCGTAGCGGAAGGAGACGTCCTCGAAGGCGACGCGCCCGCGGACGCGCTCCGGCAGCACGGCCGGCTGCGCCGGGTCGGGGCTCTGCTCGTCGGCGTCGAGCAGCTCGAACACCCGCTCGGCCGACGCCACGCCGGACTGCAGCAGGTTCGCCATCGAGGCGATCTGGGTGATGGGCTGCGTGAACTGCCGGCTGTACTGGATGAACGCCTGCACGTCGCCCAGCGTCATGGTGCCCGACGCGACCCGCAGGCCCCCGACCACGGCGATCACCAGGTAGTTGAGGTTGGCGACGAACCCGAGCGCGGGCTGGATGATGCCCGAGATGAACTGGGCGCGGAACGACGACTCGTACAGCTTCTCGTTGCGCTCGGCGAACGTGGCCGCCGCCTGCTGCTGACGACCGAACACCGTGACCAGCGCGTGGCCGGTGAACATCTCCTCGATGTGCGCGTTGAGCTTGCCGGTCCACGCCCACTGCTGCACGAACTGCGGCTGCGAGCGCTTGGCGATGGCCGCGGCGATCACCACGGACAACGGCACCGTGACCAGCGCCACCACCGCGAGCAGCGGCGAGATCCAGAACATCACGCCCAGCACCCCGATGACCGTCAGCACCGACGTGACCAGCTGGGACAGCGTCTGCTGGACGGTCTGCGCGACGTTGTCGATGTCGTTGGTGACCCGGGACAGCAGCTCGCCGCGGGGCTGGCGGTCGAAGTACGACAGCGGGACGCGCGTGAGCTTCTCCTCGACCTGCGAGCGCAGGCGCAGCACGGTGTTCTGCACCGCCCGCGTCGTCAGCCGCCCCTGCCACCAGCCGAACAGGAACGCCGCGACGTAGACCCCGAGGACGAGCAGGAGGATCGACCACAGCCGCTCGAAGTCGACACCGGCGCCGACCGTCAGGTCGCGCATGCCGCCGACCAGGTCGGCCAGGGTGCCCTGGTCCGCGGCCCGCAGGGCGTCCTCGGCCTGCTGCTGCGTCGTGCCCGGCGGCACCACCTGCTCCAGCTGCCGCGACACGACGCCCTCGAAGAGCACGTCGGTGGCGTTGCCGAGCAGCTTGGGACCGGCCACGGCCGCGGCCACCGAGAGCGCACCGAGCACCAGGACGGCCGCGAGGCGGGCCCGCTCCGGCCGCAGCACCGTGAGCAGCCGCCGCAGCGAACCGCGGAAGTCCATGGACTTCTGCCCCGGCACGCCCAGCCCCATACCCATGGGGCCGCCGTGCGGCCGACCGGGCGGACGCTGCGGCGCACCGGCGGAGCTGTCGTCCTTCGTGGTGGTGCTCACGCCGCCTCCTGCGCGCTCAGCTGCGAGTACACGATCTCCTGGTACGTCTCGTTCGTCGCCAGCAGCTCGTCGTGCGTGCCGTCGCCGACCACCTGGCCCTCGTCGAGCACGAGGATGCGGTCGGCGTGGCGGATCGTCGCGACCCGCTGCGCGACGACGAGGACCGTCACCGCGCGCGTCTCCGGTGCGAGCGCGGCGCGCAGCGCGGCGTCGGTCGCGTAGTCCAGCGCCGAGAAGGAGTCGTCGAACAGGTAGATGCTGGGCCGCCGGACCAGGGCCCGCGCGATGGCCAGCCGCTGCCGCTGCCCGCCGGACAGGTTGGTCCCGCCCTGCGCGATCGGCGCGTCCAGGCCCTCGGCCAGCTCCTCGACGAACTGCCGCGCCTGCGCCACCTCGAGCGCGTGCCACAGCTCTTCGTCGGTCGCGTCCGGCCGGCCGAACTCCAGGTTGCTGCGCACGGTGCCGGTGAACAGGTACGGGCGCTGCGGGACCAGGCCGATCCGGTCACCGAGCGCGATCGGGTCGGCGTCGCGCACGTCGACCCCGTCGACCAGGACGGCACCGCCGGTGACGTCGTACAGCCGCGGCACCAGGTTCAGCAGGGTCGTCTTGCCGGAGCCCGTGGAGCCGATCACCGCGGTCGTGCGGCCCGGCTCCGCGACGAACGACACCGCCTGCAGCACGGGGTGCTCGGCACCGGGGTACCGGAACTCCACGTCGCGCAGCTCCAGCAGGCCCGGCCGCGCGTCGGCGCCGGTGGGGAAGGCGACGGGCTGCACGGGCGGCACGACGGTCGTCGGGGTGTCGATCACCTCACCGATGCGGTCGGCCGAGACGATGGCCCGCGGGACCATGACGACCATCATCGAGCTCATCATCACGGCCATGAGCACGAACATGATGTAGCTGAGGAACGCGATGAGCGACCCGATCTGCATCTGGCCGGCGTCGACCCGCTGGGCGCCGAACCAGAGCACCGAGACGCTCGACAGGTTCATCACGAGCATGACGACGGGGAACATCAGCGCCAGCAGCATCCCGGCCCGCAGGGAGGCGGTGTACAGGTTCGTGCTGGCGACCTCGAAGCGCGCCTGCTCCTGCCGCTCCCGCACGAACGCCCGGATCACGCGCACGCCGGACAGCTGCTCGCGCATGACCCGGTTGACCGCGTCGATGCGCCGCTGCATCTGCCGGAACCACGGCACCATGCGCCGCACGATCAGGCCGATGACGACGACCAGGACCGGCACGATGACGATCAGCAGACCGGACAGCGCGACGTCCTCCCGCAGCGACATCACCACGCCGCCGATGAGCATGAGCGGTGCCATGACGAGGAACACGAAGGTCATGAAGACGACCATCTGGACCTGCTGGACGTCGTTGGTGGTCCGCGTGATGAGCGTCGGGGCGCCGAACCGGCCCATCTCCTGCTGGGAGAACGACTGCACCTGGTCGAACAGGCGCGCCCGCACGTCGCGTCCGAACGCCATCGCGGTCCGCGCACCGAACCACACCGCGCCGATCGACGCGACGACCTGCACCAGGCTGACCCCGAGCATCACCCCGCCCAGGCGCCAGATCGTGGCCGTGTCACCGCGCGCGACGCCGTCGTCGATGATGTCCGCGTTGAGGCTGGGCAGCCAGAGCGTCGCGATCACCTGCACGAGCTGCAGGGCGAGGACCGCGGTCACGGCACCCTGGTACGGACGCAGGTGCTCGCGGAGCAGTCGCATGAGCATGGGGGGGCGGCGCCCTTCCGTGACGGCGGGCGGCGGGGCCCACCGGAACCAGCGGTCGGCTCGGCGGGAGCAGGCCGTGCAGCAGCAGGTACACGATGCCTCGCCCGCCGCGGGTGCGCACCACCATTCCGCGGTGGGCGGAACGACAACGCCGGCGCCCCCAACGGTCGAGGGCGCCGGCGTCACCGGGTGCGCGTCGTCAGGGAGCGGGCGGCTGCTCGCCCTGCGGCGGGACGTCCTGCTGCTCCGGGCGCGGCACGGGCGTGCCGTACGACGGCTGCTGCGGCGCGGCAGGTCCGGCGCCGGGGCGCTGACCGCGCTCGGCCGCCGGGTCGAACGGGACGCCCGACAGCGTGCCCGCGCTCGTGGCGTCGGCCGTGGCGGCCGCCGACTCGCGTCGCGCTTCTGCCAGCGCCTCGCCCGGGTCGGTCAGCGACACGGGCGGCAGGTCGTCCTGCGAGAGCGGTGAGCTGCCCGCCGGACGCGAGGGGTAGTCCTCGTCGCTGCTCGGGCCGCCGCCCTGGAAGCCCTTGGACAGCCATCCCAGGGCCCCGCTGAGCTCGGCCGGCAGGAACCACATCTTGTTGGACGGGCTCGACGCGATCTTCGGCAGCGTCTGCAGGTACTGGTACGCCAGCAGCTTGGGGTCCGCGTCGCCACGGTGCACGGCGTCGAACACCTGGAGGATCGCGCGCGCCTCACCCTCGGCCCGCAGGATCGCCGACTGGGCCTCACCCTCGGCCCGCAGGATCGCCGACTGCTTCTCGCCCTCGGCCGTGAGGATCGCCGACTGCTTGACGCCCTCGGCCGTGAGGATCGCGGCGCGGCGGTCCCGCTCGGCGCGCATCTGCTGCTCCATCGAGCCCTGCACCGAGGCGGGCGGGTCGATCGCCTTGAGCTCGACACGGTTGACGCGGATGCCCCACTTGCCGGTCGCCTCGTCGAGGACGCCGCGCAGCTGGCCGTTGATCTGGTCACGGCTGGTCAGCGTCTGCTCGAGGTCCATCGACCCGATGACGTTGCGCAGCGTGGTCACCGTGAGCTGCTCGATACCGGTGATGTAGTTCGCGATCTCGTAGACCGCGTCCTTGGGGGACGTCACCTGGAAGTAGATGACCGTGTCGATGCTCACCACGAGGTTGTCCGACGTGATGACGGGCTGCGGCGGGAACGAGACGACCTGCTCGCGCAGGTCGACGCTCGCGCGCACGCGGTCGACGAACGGGATGAGCAGGTGCAGGCCTGCGTCCAGGGTCTTGTTGTACCGCCCGAGGCGCTCGACGATGATCGCGACCGCCTGGGGCACGATCCGCACCGCGCGCACCAGCGCGACGACGACGAAGACGAGGACGAGCAGCAGGACGACGATGAGCGCGATCTGACCGGCGCCGGGGCCGTCGTTCATGGGACCTCCGCAGGTGATGTCGCCCGTACCGGGACGACCACGGTGACCCGGGGACCCGGGCCGATGACGGGAACGGGTGTCAGGCGGGGGCCACGCCGGGCGCGGCAGTGTCGCCGGCTGCGGTCGCCGCCGCAGGGGTGACGACGGCCGTGGCGCCGTCGATCTTGGTGACGGTCACGGCCGTGCCGGGCGGCAGCGACCCACCGTCGGCCGTCCGCGCGCTCCAGACCTCACCGACCAGCTTGACGCGGCCCGCGGTGCCGTCGACGGTCGCGACGACCACGGCCGGCCGGCCGACGAGCGCGGCGGCGTTGGTCTCCGGCAGGTCGACGCGGCTCCTGAGGTGACGCAGCAGGTACGGGCGCAGCGTGAGGAGGAGCACCGTCGACGTCACGGCGGCCACCAGGATCTGCACGGCGACCGGTGCCCCCAGCGCGTACGCCAGGCCACCGGCGAGCGCACCGCCCGCGAACATCACGAGCACGAGGTCCAGCGAGATCATCTCGAGGATCCCGAGCGTCAGCGCTCCCCCGACCCACCAGAGCCATCCCATGCCCGCCACCTCCGCTGGTCGCCGTCGTCCTGGGACCGATCCTAGGCGATCGCTTTGCGACGACGTGGTCCAGGGGTCACGGAAGGGTGACGATCACCCGGCCGGGCGGTCCGTGGCGTGTGCGGCCCACCGGCCGTCGACGTGGTCGAGCCGCAGCGGGATGTCGAACGTGCCCGACAGGTTCTCGGCCGTCAGCACCTCGGCGATCGGGCCGGCCGCGAAGACGCGCCCCGCGCGCAGCAGCAGCAGGTGGGTGAAGCCCGGCGGGATCTCCTCGACGTGGTGCGTCACCAGCACCAGCGCGGGCGAGCGGCGGTCGCGGGCGAGCTCGGCGAGGGCGCTGACCAGCTCCTCGCGGCCGCCCAGGTCGAGACCGGCGGCCGGCTCGTCGAGCAGGAGCAGCTCCGGGTCGCTCATGAGGGACCGGGCGATCTGCACGCGCTTGCGCTCACCCTCGGACAGGGTCCCGAACCAGCGCTCGGCCAGGTGCGCGACCCCGAAGGCGGCCAGCAGGTCCGTGGCGCGCGACTCGTCGACGGCCTCGTAGGACTCGCGCCAGCGCGCAGTCATGCCGTAGGCGGCGGTGAGGACGACGTCGCGCACCGTCTCCCCCGACGGGATCCGGTCGGCCAGGGCGGCGCTGGCCAGCCCGATGCGCGGACGCAGCTCGAAGACGTCGGTGGCACCCATCCGCGCGCCCAGCAGCGTCGCCGTGCCGGACGTCGGGTGCATGCGGCCGGAGGCCACCTGCAGCAGCGTGGTCTTGCCCGCGCCGTTGCGTCCCAGGACGACCCAGCGCTCGTCGTCGCGCACGCGCCACGACAGCTCCTCCAGGATCGTCGTCGTCCCTCGGCGGATCGTCACGTCCTGCAGGTCGAGCACGTCGGTCATGGGCACTGACCCTAACGGCCCCCGGCCCACGCGGTGGCCCCGGCGGACCCCGGGGCGGCGGATCTCACAGCTCGATCGTCAGCATCGTCGAGGAGTGGGCCACGTCGTAGCCGAGCGCGGCGTACAGGCCGTAGGCCCCCGACGGGTTCTCCGTGTCGACGTCCAGCTCGGCGTACTGCATGCCGTCGGCGGCGTACGCCCGCATCACCGTGCCGAGCAGCGCCACCGCCAGACGACGTCCGCGCCACTCCCGCCGGACGCCCAGGAGCTCGGTGTACCCGGAGGTGAACCCCGCGACCGGCCAGTCCTGCTCGTAGCGCCCGGAGACGGCGTAGCCGACGACACGGTCCGCGTCGTCGAGCGCGACGAACGACCACTCGGGCGCGAACATCGCCCGCCCCTGGCTCCACTGCTCCGGCGTCCGGGGCTCGGACCCCCAGTGGTCGGCGAACACGTCGTTGTGGGCGACCCGTACCGCGTCGTCGAGACGGGGGTCCCAGGGCACCACGCGGGCACCCTCGACGCGGGGGACGTCCGGCAGCGGGACGTCGAGCGGACGGCGCATCCCGGTGTAGTAGCGGACGGGCCGGAAGCCGGCGGCCTCGTACAGCACCGCGACGGCCGGGGTCGCGCCGTCGACGAACGTCACGATCCGCGCCGGCAGCTCCTTGCCGGACGCGGCGAGCAGCTGCCGCGCGCGCGCCTGCGACCACGCCACCAGCGCCGTGCCGATGCCGCGCCCGCGCCACGCCGGGTCCACCGTGCCCTCGACGAACGCGCGCACCACGCGCTGGTCACCCGGTGCGGAGTCGGCGTGCGCCCACGCCCGCGGCGTCCCGTCGGCGTCGAGACCGAGGAGCGTGTCGCGCCCCAGGTCGCGCCAGGGTGGGGCGAGCTCCTCGGTCGTCTCGGGCACCGAGGCCCGGTACGGCAGCCCGTCCGCCTCCTGCGAGCGCACGCGCAGCGCGGTGATCGCGGCCGCGTCGCCGACCGTCGCCGGACGCCAGGTCAGGCCGAGGCCAGGTGCCGGGAGCGGGACCTGCGCGGGCGCCGCCACGCGGGTCGCCAGGGGCGCGATCGTGTCGGTCATGCACCTACCCTCGCGGGCCGCCTGCGACGGGTCCAGCGAAATGTGCGCGGCACGTCATGTGCGCGGCACGTCCTCCGGTCCCGGGCCGTCCGGCCGCCGGCACGCTCAGGCGTCGATGCGCGACTGGTCCAGGGCGTGCGCGTTGGCCACGATGAAGTCCTTGCGGGGGGCGACGTCGGAGCCCATGAGCAGCTCGAAGACCTTCTCCACCTGGGCCGCCGCCTGCTCGGCCTCGCCGATGCGCACCCGCCGCAGCGTGCGGTACCGCGGGTCCATGGTCGTCTCCGCCAGCTGGTCGGCGTCCATCTCGCCGAGACCCTTGTAGCGCTGGATGTCGTCCTTGTACCGGCGCCCCGAGCGGTCCAGCTTCTTGAGGGTCGCCGCCAGCTCCGCCTCCGAGTACGTGTAGACGTACTCGTTCTTGCGCGAGCCCGACCCGATGACCTCGATGCGGTGCAGCGGCGGGACGGCCGCGTAGACCCGCCCGTCCTCGACCAGCGGGCGCATGTACCGGAAGAAGAGCGTCAGCAGCAGCGTGCGGATGTGCGCACCGTCGACGTCGGCGTCGGTCATCAGCACGATCTTGCCGTAGCGCGCCGCCTCGAGGTCGAAGGTCCGGCCCGACCCGGCGCCGATGACCTGGATGATCGAGGCGCACTCGGCGTTCTTCAGCATGTCGCTGATCGACGCCTTCTGGACGTTGAGGATCTTGCCGCGGATCGGCAGCAGCGCCTGGAAGTCCGAGCTGCGGGCGAGCTTCGCGGTCCCGAGCGCGCTGTCCCCCTCGACGATGAACAGCTCGCTGCGCGAGACGTCGTCGATCCGGCAGTCGGCGAGCTTGGCCGGCAGCGAGGAGGACTCCAGCGCGTTCTTGCGCCGCGAGATCTCCTTCTGCTTGCGCGCCGAGATCCGCGCCCGCATCTCGCCGACGACCTTGTCGAGCAGCAGCGCCGAGTGCGCCTTGTGCTCCCGCTTGGACGAGGCGAACAGCGCCGCGAGCTCCTTCTCCACGACGCGCGCGACGATGCCGCGCACGGGGCCGGTGCCGAGCACCTCCTTGGTCTGGCCCTCGAACTGCGGCTCCGCCAGCCGGACCGTGACGACGGCCGTCAGACCGGCGAGCACGTCCTCCTTCTCGATGCGCTCGGACGACGAGTCCTTCGCCGAGATCTTCAGCCGGCGGGCGTTGGCGGCCACCTGGGCGCGCAGCGTCTTGAGCAGCCCGGCCTCGAAGCCGGCGAGGTGCGTACCGCCCTTGGGCGTCGCGATGATGTTGACGAAGCTGCGCACCTCGGTCGCGTACCCGGTCCCCCACCGCACGGCGACGTCGACCTCGCAGGTGCGCGAGACCTCCTGCGGCGTCATGTGGCCCCGGTCGTCGAGCACGGGGACCGTCTCCGTGAACGTGCCCTGGCCCGTCAGGTGCCAGGTGTCCGTGACGGGTGCGTCGGGCGCCAGGTGGTCGGCGAAGTCGACGACCCCCCCGGTGTGCAGGAACGTCTCCTCGTGGGGCCCGTGCTCGCCGGGCGTGCCGGCCAGCCCGCGCTCGTCACGCACCGTGATGGCGAGCCCGGGCACCAGGAAGCTCGTCTGCCGGGCACGCGTCACCAGCTCGTCGTAGGAGAAGGCGGCGGACTTGGGGAAGATCTGGCGGTCGGCCCAGTACCGGACCCGCGTCCCGGACACCCCCTTGGCGACCTTGCCCACGACCGCGAGCTCCGAGCCCTGCACGAACGGCTCGAACGGCGAGTCCGGGCCCACGCCGCCGCGGTCGTCGAAGACGCCCGGCTCGCCGCGGTGGAACGTCATGCGGTGTGTGCGTCCGCCGCGGTCGACCTCGACGTCGAGACGCGCCGAGAGCGCGTTGACCACGGAGGCACCGACACCGTGCAGACCACCCGAGGCCGCGTAGGACCCGCCGCCGAACTTGCCGCCCGCGTGCAGCTTGGTGAGCACCACCTCGACGCCCGTCAGGCCGGTCTTGGGCTCGACGTCCACCGGGATGCCGCGGCCGTTGTCCCGCACCTCCACCGAGCTGTCGGCGTGCAGCACGACCTCGATCCGGTCGCCGTGGCCCCCGAGGGCCTCGTCGACGGAGTTGTCGATGATCTCCCAGAGGCAGTGCATCAGGCCGCGGCTGTCGGTGGTGCCGATGTACATGCCGGGGCGCTTGCGCACGGCCTCGAGACCCTCGAGCACCGAGAGGTGGCGGGCGGTGTAGCCGGCCTGGGCGGAGGTCGTCGTCACGGCGCCGATCGTAGTCGCGCCCGGCCCGCGCCCCCGTGCCGCCGTGCCGGGACCGCCTGGATGTCACGATCTTGTACGCAGACAGCGAACCGGGGGGCCGTGAGGGGATGGATCTGCGGCCCGGATGGTTGTATGGAGATGTGACAGGGACGACGACGGAACCCACGACCCCGCTGACGGCAGCCGACCGCTGCGACCGCTGCAACGCGCAGGCGTACGTCCGCGTGGTGCTCCCGGTCGGTGAGCTGCTGTTCTGTGCCCACCACGCGCGTGAGCACGCGCCGAAGTTCGCCTCGGTCGCGACGCACGTCCAGGACGAGACCGACCGCCTGCTCGCCGAGCACGGCGCCGGCGCCGGTGCGGCCGGCTGACCGCTCAGCACCGTACGAGCCACGAGGGCCCCGGACCGCACGGTCCGGGGCCCTCGTCGTCCGTCCGCGACGGTCCACGTCACCCGGCCTGGACGTGGTCCCGCAGCCGACCCAGCACCACCGGCCAGCCGTCACGGTAGGACGCACGTCCCGCTTGCGCCTGCGACGGTTCCAGCGCCTCCCACCCGCGGTGCTCGACCTCGACCCGGCACAGCCCCGGTCCCAGCGCGAGGACACGCAGCTCGACCTCGGTCGAGGTCGCCGTCACCAGCCACGACGTCACGAGGCGGCGCGGTGGGTCCCAGACGAGCACCTCACCCCACGGGTGCTGCGTCCCGTCGTCCCAGCGCTCGACGAGCAGCCCACCTGCGCGGCCGTCGAGGTGGACGTCCCGGACCCGTGGGCCTCCGAGCGAGAAGCCGGTCACCGGCCACCACGCCCCGATCTCGTTCACGAGCACGTCGAACGTCGCGGCCTGGTCGGCGCGGACGGTCACGGCCTGCCGGACCGGCTCGGGTGCCTCCCTCACAGGCCCAGTCGCGCCGCGCGTGTCCTCACCCCGTAGGTCGCTCATGGTGCTCCTCCTCGTCGGACGTCCCGGCCCCCTGCTCGACGACCCGTCGCGCCGCGTCCAGCGAGGCCGCCCATGTCTCCTCGAGGAACCTGCGCAGCGGCACGAGCCCGTCCGGGCGCGTGCGGTACAGGTTCCGGGTCCCGTCCCTGCGGTGCGTCACGAGCCCGGCGTCCTCGAGCACGCGCAGGTGTTGGCTGACCGCGCTGCGCGTGACGTCGAACTGCTCGGCCAGCCTGCCGACGGGCAGCTCCCCGGCCGCCAGGACCCGCACGATCGCCCGACGGCGCGGCTCGGCCAGGGCGCGCAACGCCTCGTCGGTCCGCCCCTGCTCGGCCCCGGTCACATGGCAACGGTCAGCGACGACTAACGGTTGGTCAAGGCTGACGGATGACGGGATCAGAACGACGAGAGCCCGGCCCTCGCGGGCCGGGCTCTCGTCGGTGGTGCCTGAGGCGTCTCAGTCGAGGTAGTCGCGCAGCACCTGCGAGCGCGACGGGTGGCGCAGCTTCGACATCGTCTTGGACTCGATCTGGCGGATGCGCTCACGCGTGACGCCGTAGACCTTGCCGATCTCGTCGAGCGTCTTGGGCTGACCGTCGGTGAGGCCGAACCGCATCGAGACCACGCCGGCCTCGCGCTCCGAGAGCGTGTCGAGGACCTGGTGCAGCTGCTCCTGCAGGAGCGTGAAGCTCACGGCGTCCGCGGGGACGACGGCCTCGGAGTCCTCGATGAGGTCACCGAACTCGCTGTCGCCGTCCTCACCGAGGGGCGTGTGCAGCGAGATGGGCTCGCGGCCGTACTTCTGGACCTCGACGACCTTCTCGGGCGTCATGTCGAGCTCCTTGGCCAGCTCCTCCGGCGTGGGCTCGCGGCCCAGGTCCTGGAGCATCTGGCGCTGCACACGCGCGAGCTTGTTGATGACCTCGACCATGTGCACCGGGATGCGGATGGTGCGGGCCTGGTCGGCCATGGCGCGCGTGATCGCCTGGCGGATCCACCACGTGGCGTACGTCGAGAACTTGTAGCCCTTGGTGTAGTCGAACTTCTCGACGGCGCGGATGAGCCCGAGGTTGCCCTCCTGGATCAGGTCCAGGAAGAGCATCCCGCGGCCGGTGTACCGCTTGGCCAGGGAGACCACGAGGCGCAGGTTGGCCTCGAGCAGGTGGTTCTTGGCGCGGCGGCCGTCCTGCGCGATCCACTCGAGCTCGCGGCGCAGCTTCGGCTCCAGCGAGTCACGCGTCTCGGCGAGCTTCTCCTCGGCGAACAGGCCGGCCTCGATGCGCTTGGCGAGCTCGACCTCCTGCTCGGCGTTCAGCAGCGCGACCTTGCCGATCTGCTTGAGGTAGTCCTTGACCGGGTCGGCGGTGGCACCGG
This region includes:
- a CDS encoding ArsR/SmtB family transcription factor, which gives rise to MTGAEQGRTDEALRALAEPRRRAIVRVLAAGELPVGRLAEQFDVTRSAVSQHLRVLEDAGLVTHRRDGTRNLYRTRPDGLVPLRRFLEETWAASLDAARRVVEQGAGTSDEEEHHERPTG
- a CDS encoding RNA polymerase sigma factor; this encodes MTSQTPHPALPREFQHPALQELVLRGRTHGSVDSAAVRAACEAAGVEGPKRLRAVVRGLGTAGIDVSDLGTAGRAVAATSAKSRPAAKASVGDAVKPARAKAAAKPAAKATAAKASPAKASKVGDDVDVDVEDVEDVELEDVEVVDTVDVDTEVEEVVADDAEETEATPAVAKKADEPEDTGFVYSDADDDDAPAQQVVTAGATADPVKDYLKQIGKVALLNAEQEVELAKRIEAGLFAEEKLAETRDSLEPKLRRELEWIAQDGRRAKNHLLEANLRLVVSLAKRYTGRGMLFLDLIQEGNLGLIRAVEKFDYTKGYKFSTYATWWIRQAITRAMADQARTIRIPVHMVEVINKLARVQRQMLQDLGREPTPEELAKELDMTPEKVVEVQKYGREPISLHTPLGEDGDSEFGDLIEDSEAVVPADAVSFTLLQEQLHQVLDTLSEREAGVVSMRFGLTDGQPKTLDEIGKVYGVTRERIRQIESKTMSKLRHPSRSQVLRDYLD